The following are encoded in a window of Methanocalculus natronophilus genomic DNA:
- the rpsJ gene encoding 30S ribosomal protein S10, whose amino-acid sequence MQKARIRLTGTDYKKLESVCSRIREIAERTGVNLAGPISLPTKRLVVPIRKSPDGEGTATWDRWQMRVHKRLIDIDADERALRQLMRIQVPKDIGIEIVLEG is encoded by the coding sequence ATGCAGAAAGCCAGAATACGCCTTACCGGGACAGATTATAAAAAACTTGAATCGGTCTGCTCCCGGATACGTGAGATCGCCGAGCGAACCGGTGTCAATCTTGCAGGTCCGATATCGCTTCCGACAAAGCGTCTTGTTGTCCCTATCCGGAAGAGTCCGGATGGTGAAGGGACTGCAACATGGGATCGGTGGCAGATGCGTGTTCACAAGCGTCTCATCGACATTGATGCAGATGAGCGTGCACTCCGCCAGTTGATGCGAATTCAGGTGCCCAAGGACATTGGTATTGAGATCGTCCTTGAGGGCTGA
- a CDS encoding tubulin/FtsZ family protein — translation MRVFFIGFGQAGGKIVDMFLAQDRRLQQGSFRGIAVNTARTDLMGLKHIDMKDRLLIGQTVVKGHGVGTDNVTGAKIAADEIDTIINAIDTRGTHDIDAFVVVAGLGGGTGSGGTPVLCRHLKRIYREPVYALGMIPAPEEGRLYSYNSARSLATLVHEADNTFIFDNSAWKNEGESVKSAYERLNDELVRRFGVLFRAGEVGKLGVGEMVVDSSEIINTLRGGGISTIGYAISDVVTKSKQKKGLFSGFGKKDKAESALTGEDKSAKIIGLVRRAMLGRLTLPCDYTTAERALVLVAGPPEEMDRKGVEKSKSWVEENIAGVEVRGGDYPLESNYIAAVVVLATIGHAPRIAELLEVAKETKQDVIKSKDRKSTMFEDAIDPLFE, via the coding sequence ATGCGTGTATTTTTCATCGGATTCGGACAGGCCGGGGGGAAAATTGTCGATATGTTTCTTGCCCAGGATCGGAGACTTCAGCAGGGAAGTTTCCGCGGTATTGCTGTGAATACGGCAAGAACCGATTTAATGGGCCTAAAACACATAGACATGAAAGACAGGCTCTTAATCGGCCAGACGGTTGTGAAGGGCCACGGTGTTGGAACCGACAATGTCACCGGCGCAAAAATTGCCGCAGATGAGATCGACACCATCATCAACGCCATCGACACCAGGGGAACGCACGATATCGACGCATTTGTCGTGGTTGCAGGACTCGGTGGCGGCACCGGATCCGGAGGCACACCAGTCCTCTGCCGGCATTTAAAGCGTATTTACCGTGAGCCTGTCTATGCACTCGGGATGATCCCGGCACCTGAGGAAGGACGTTTGTACTCATACAACTCCGCCCGCAGCCTTGCAACACTTGTCCATGAGGCCGATAACACCTTCATCTTCGACAACAGTGCCTGGAAGAACGAAGGTGAGAGCGTAAAAAGTGCATATGAGCGGTTGAATGACGAGCTCGTCCGAAGGTTCGGCGTACTCTTCCGTGCTGGCGAAGTTGGAAAACTCGGTGTTGGAGAGATGGTTGTTGACTCCTCAGAAATCATCAACACCCTGCGTGGTGGAGGGATCTCAACCATCGGGTATGCCATCTCAGATGTGGTAACAAAATCAAAACAGAAAAAGGGTTTATTCTCCGGGTTTGGAAAGAAGGATAAGGCCGAGAGTGCACTGACTGGCGAAGACAAATCCGCAAAGATCATCGGTCTCGTCAGAAGGGCGATGCTCGGCCGCCTGACACTCCCCTGCGACTACACCACAGCCGAACGTGCCCTGGTGCTGGTTGCAGGGCCTCCTGAAGAGATGGACAGAAAGGGTGTTGAAAAATCCAAGTCATGGGTGGAAGAAAACATTGCAGGGGTTGAGGTCCGGGGCGGTGATTACCCGCTTGAGTCCAATTATATCGCTGCAGTTGTTGTCCTTGCAACTATCGGCCATGCCCCCAGAATAGCTGAACTCCTTGAAGTAGCAAAAGAGACGAAACAGGATGTTATCAAATCAAAAGACCGGAAGTCAACGATGTTTGAAGATGCAATTGATCCGCTCTTTGAGTGA
- the cobS gene encoding adenosylcobinamide-GDP ribazoletransferase, which yields MRVENQMTIAEGIRALLQFTTILPVGKPADFEAFAKRSYLYPLAGYLIGAIAALPLILIQSPMAAAAVSLGLILLVSGCNHFDGLLDLGDGLMAHGSRETRIRALTDRRVGAGGVALGLLITLISFGSLTSLAIIPFAIVVAEVSAKVSMATLTAAGRPFRDGIHSFLFWQGRPWFVAAAWLLTLPLFLLPIPWIVIVSGLFGSSVATLVLLFGADRLFGGINGDVVGAANEIIRAVCLLVMVCACA from the coding sequence ATGCGGGTTGAAAATCAGATGACGATAGCAGAGGGAATCCGGGCACTCCTGCAGTTCACAACAATACTGCCGGTTGGAAAACCAGCAGATTTTGAGGCATTTGCGAAACGATCCTACCTGTACCCGCTTGCCGGATACCTGATCGGTGCAATCGCAGCGCTCCCTCTCATCCTGATCCAGAGCCCGATGGCAGCTGCTGCTGTTTCACTGGGCCTGATCCTCCTTGTATCCGGTTGCAACCATTTTGACGGTCTGCTGGATCTCGGTGACGGCCTGATGGCTCACGGGAGCCGTGAGACCCGGATCAGGGCATTGACTGATCGCCGGGTTGGGGCCGGGGGTGTTGCCCTTGGACTTCTGATCACGCTCATCTCGTTTGGCTCTCTCACGTCACTTGCAATCATTCCGTTTGCAATCGTGGTTGCCGAGGTGTCGGCAAAGGTTTCGATGGCAACGCTCACGGCTGCCGGCCGCCCGTTTCGTGACGGAATCCATAGCTTTCTCTTCTGGCAGGGGCGCCCCTGGTTTGTGGCTGCTGCATGGCTGCTGACCCTGCCCCTCTTTCTCCTTCCAATACCCTGGATTGTCATCGTCTCAGGGCTTTTTGGGTCGTCAGTTGCCACGCTGGTCCTGCTCTTTGGAGCAGACAGGCTGTTTGGCGGTATCAACGGGGATGTTGTGGGTGCAGCAAATGAGATCATCCGTGCCGTCTGTCTCCTGGTGATGGTCTGCGCCTGCGCCTGA
- a CDS encoding phosphatidylglycerophosphatase A: MFEIEERLAAEGVSMEAMLDAGMELYVPHGLTEDEGRLVLEKNIRRAFQDPNVSALILSALLLEDELYTRREDSEIADDPVFLLADEIIGMAIAEIIAGTYARFEFTRYDQKKPGILGTLGPFLDDAVAGLIAGCTSKLYSEG, translated from the coding sequence ATGTTTGAGATTGAAGAGCGGCTCGCCGCAGAGGGTGTTTCAATGGAAGCAATGCTTGATGCCGGGATGGAACTCTATGTCCCTCATGGCCTGACTGAAGATGAGGGGAGACTGGTCCTTGAGAAGAATATCAGGCGTGCGTTTCAGGATCCAAATGTCTCGGCACTCATTCTCTCGGCATTACTGCTTGAAGACGAACTCTACACCAGACGGGAGGACTCAGAGATTGCTGATGATCCTGTATTTCTCCTTGCTGATGAGATCATCGGCATGGCAATTGCCGAGATCATCGCCGGGACCTATGCCCGGTTTGAGTTTACCAGGTACGACCAGAAGAAGCCAGGCATCCTCGGGACGCTTGGCCCGTTTCTTGATGATGCGGTTGCCGGGCTCATTGCCGGATGCACCTCGAAACTGTATAGTGAAGGCTAA
- a CDS encoding lysylphosphatidylglycerol synthase transmembrane domain-containing protein, with protein MLRKISTLLLSTAIAGGIIAFLLSRVWDELLITIQEADPRYLAAAAAICLLAWYLRGVRYSYILGRLSVLATGIFATACIFVSQTANLIVPARLGDLIRLLILKHEKETTYTTGFSSVLTERVFDLLTIALIGALALPFAIGHQEWFSIVIGIILLGGILFLILLWYSGSLSSQNRFIAKGIEILAQIRSVSLTPSALGTLLLSSIVIWLIDCLVCLMVVWMFGESVSVMVVILAIVVGNLVKAVPITPGGIGTYELALAMTFELAGVSAGAAVLIAVVDHLIKNLVTLAGGVLSIFYFGDWTVTLLKRAFSGDLRRDIH; from the coding sequence ATGCTGAGAAAGATTAGCACCCTTCTTCTCTCGACAGCAATTGCGGGAGGTATCATCGCGTTTCTGCTCTCCCGTGTCTGGGACGAGCTTTTGATCACTATCCAGGAAGCAGATCCACGGTACCTGGCAGCAGCAGCTGCAATCTGCCTTCTTGCATGGTACCTGAGGGGGGTGCGGTACTCGTATATCCTGGGGCGGCTTTCTGTCCTGGCAACAGGCATCTTTGCGACTGCCTGCATCTTTGTCTCCCAGACAGCAAACCTGATCGTCCCGGCACGCCTCGGTGATCTGATCCGCCTGCTGATCCTGAAGCACGAGAAAGAGACGACGTATACAACCGGCTTCTCCTCGGTTCTGACCGAGCGGGTTTTCGATCTGCTGACAATCGCACTCATCGGGGCACTGGCACTGCCGTTTGCCATCGGCCACCAGGAATGGTTTTCGATTGTGATTGGCATCATTCTTCTCGGCGGCATCCTTTTTCTCATCCTCCTCTGGTATTCTGGTTCACTATCCTCGCAAAACCGTTTTATTGCAAAAGGAATTGAGATCCTTGCTCAGATCCGATCGGTTTCCCTGACCCCGTCTGCACTCGGCACACTCCTCCTCTCCTCGATTGTTATCTGGCTGATCGACTGCCTGGTCTGCCTGATGGTTGTCTGGATGTTTGGTGAATCTGTATCGGTGATGGTTGTGATCCTTGCGATCGTGGTTGGCAACCTGGTCAAGGCAGTGCCGATCACTCCAGGCGGGATTGGAACCTATGAACTGGCACTTGCCATGACGTTTGAGCTTGCGGGTGTCTCTGCCGGAGCAGCTGTCCTGATCGCTGTTGTTGATCATCTCATCAAGAACCTGGTGACGCTGGCAGGCGGGGTTCTCTCAATCTTCTATTTTGGAGACTGGACCGTGACACTTCTCAAACGGGCATTCTCAGGTGATCTCAGGAGGGATATTCATTGA
- a CDS encoding NAD(P)/FAD-dependent oxidoreductase, protein MHICVIGGGLTGLLAALRLSKTHKVTIYEKGEEAGGCLSSYQRQGYAIESFYHHCFSGDSRLISLIEELGISDQLEWLHGSTGYMVNGTIHPLTTPIQILRYPHLSVFEKIRLARFVLRSRSADPDKLDDITAKDYCIDYVGEGVYASFFEPLLRSKFGDAHGTVSAAWLVSRIAIRSNRGPEGERLGYLRGGFVGLIDAITARLDDAGCCLQKGHAVESARFADGGWIVDGKRYDCLISTLPPQETARICSVPLQPLPYQGAACLTLGMSIDPAAGIYWVNMGDPAPYGAVIVHTNFVPFDRYGEHIVYIASYFLNQLPKDCKEHFIRDFCKRFSIPREAIHWHTLCIEPDAGPVYVTGYRAHIPHSQPAPGLFLAGMFSVENYPERSMEGSVRAGERIADEVLEWLK, encoded by the coding sequence ATGCATATTTGCGTAATTGGTGGTGGTTTAACCGGCCTTCTCGCGGCACTTCGCCTCTCAAAAACCCACAAGGTCACCATTTATGAAAAGGGTGAAGAAGCGGGGGGTTGTCTCTCCTCGTACCAGCGCCAGGGTTACGCAATCGAATCATTCTACCATCACTGCTTCTCCGGTGACTCAAGGCTTATCAGCCTGATTGAAGAGCTTGGAATCTCAGACCAGCTTGAATGGCTTCACGGGAGCACCGGGTACATGGTCAATGGAACAATTCATCCACTGACAACCCCCATCCAGATCCTTCGCTACCCTCACCTTTCAGTCTTTGAAAAGATCCGTCTTGCCCGTTTTGTACTCCGTTCCCGCTCTGCTGACCCGGACAAACTGGATGATATCACGGCAAAGGACTATTGCATTGATTATGTGGGAGAAGGGGTGTATGCGTCGTTCTTTGAGCCATTGCTCAGGTCGAAGTTTGGAGATGCACATGGAACTGTCTCTGCTGCATGGCTTGTAAGCAGGATTGCTATCCGGTCAAACCGTGGGCCGGAAGGTGAGCGGCTCGGCTATCTCAGGGGAGGTTTTGTCGGGCTGATCGATGCAATCACCGCCCGCCTGGATGACGCTGGCTGCTGCTTGCAGAAAGGCCATGCTGTTGAAAGCGCCCGGTTTGCAGATGGTGGCTGGATCGTTGACGGCAAACGGTATGATTGCCTCATATCCACGCTCCCTCCACAGGAGACTGCCCGTATCTGTTCGGTTCCGCTTCAGCCCCTCCCCTACCAGGGTGCTGCATGCCTCACCCTTGGAATGTCAATTGATCCGGCAGCGGGGATCTACTGGGTAAACATGGGAGATCCCGCCCCCTATGGCGCAGTGATTGTTCATACAAACTTTGTGCCATTCGATCGGTACGGAGAACATATCGTCTATATTGCATCATATTTTTTGAATCAACTGCCCAAAGACTGCAAAGAGCATTTCATCAGGGACTTCTGCAAACGGTTCTCCATTCCCCGGGAGGCGATTCACTGGCATACGCTCTGTATCGAACCTGATGCGGGTCCGGTCTATGTGACAGGATACAGAGCACACATTCCACATTCACAGCCAGCACCCGGCCTCTTTCTTGCAGGGATGTTTTCAGTGGAGAACTATCCTGAACGGAGTATGGAAGGATCTGTCAGGGCTGGTGAGCGGATTGCAGATGAGGTTCTGGAGTGGCTGAAATGA
- a CDS encoding dolichyl-phosphate beta-glucosyltransferase, translating to MIDTCEVSAVIPVYNDRAALIDAIPASLHYLEEICSSFELLVAEDGSDDGSAELVAGWEERDSRVRLLHADERLGRGRALTRAFRESKGDIFCYYDVDLATDMSHLGDLIQAIRSGFDIATGSRLMPDSRIDRDSKREIASRGYNMLVRFILGSRLYDHQCGFKAFSRNLLLDLLPAIRAPHWFWDTELLVRAQRGGYHVCEFPVTWQQGAGTTVQLSDVTGMGSEILRLWWRLHAEKD from the coding sequence ATGATAGATACATGCGAGGTTTCAGCAGTTATTCCGGTCTATAATGACCGGGCTGCGCTTATAGACGCTATACCCGCATCACTTCACTATCTTGAGGAGATCTGCAGTTCCTTTGAACTGCTGGTTGCCGAGGATGGATCTGATGACGGCAGTGCGGAGCTTGTTGCCGGATGGGAAGAGCGTGACTCCCGCGTCCGCCTACTCCATGCCGATGAGCGTCTGGGTCGGGGACGGGCGCTGACCCGTGCCTTCAGGGAATCAAAAGGTGATATTTTCTGTTATTATGATGTTGATCTCGCAACTGACATGTCTCATCTTGGGGATCTGATCCAGGCAATCCGATCAGGCTTTGATATCGCAACAGGATCCCGGCTTATGCCGGATTCACGGATCGATCGTGACAGCAAAAGGGAGATTGCGAGCAGGGGATATAACATGCTTGTCAGGTTCATCCTCGGCAGCCGCCTCTATGATCACCAGTGCGGGTTCAAAGCCTTCTCGCGGAACCTGCTCCTTGACCTGCTGCCAGCGATCCGTGCGCCACACTGGTTCTGGGATACCGAACTGCTTGTGCGTGCACAGCGGGGAGGATACCATGTCTGTGAGTTTCCAGTCACCTGGCAGCAGGGTGCAGGAACAACCGTGCAGCTCTCTGATGTAACGGGTATGGGATCTGAGATTCTCAGGCTCTGGTGGCGCCTCCATGCTGAGAAAGATTAG
- the tuf gene encoding translation elongation factor EF-1 subunit alpha gives MAAEKPHMNLAVIGHIDHGKSTTVGRLLFETGAVAQHIIDSFRKEAESKGKGSFEFAWVMDSLKEERDRGITIDIAHKRFDTAKYYFTVVDCPGHRDFVKNMITGASQADAAVLVVAAPDGPMEQTKEHVFLSRTLGINQLIIAVNKMDAVKYDEKRFEEVKKQLFDLIKMVGYKPDETIVIPMSSFTGANVAKNSEETPWYKGPSLVEALDTLKEPEKPTDKPLRLPIQDVYTISGIGTVPVGRVETGILKKGMKVSFMPANKEGEVKSIEMHHEEHSQAYPGDNVGFNVRGIAKNDIRRGDVCGPVDEPPTVVEEFTAQVVVLQHPSVLSVGYTPVFHCHTAQVACTFLELQKKLDPRSGQVKEENPAFLKSGDAAIVKIVPTRPLVLEKAKELPQLGRFAVRDMGSTIAAGIVLDTKAKQMR, from the coding sequence ATGGCAGCAGAAAAGCCACACATGAATTTAGCCGTTATCGGCCATATTGACCACGGAAAGTCAACCACGGTCGGTCGCCTTCTCTTTGAGACCGGAGCTGTGGCCCAGCATATCATCGATTCATTCAGAAAGGAAGCCGAATCCAAAGGTAAGGGTTCCTTCGAATTTGCATGGGTGATGGACAGCCTCAAAGAAGAACGTGACCGTGGTATCACCATCGATATCGCTCACAAGCGGTTCGACACCGCGAAGTACTACTTCACCGTCGTCGACTGCCCCGGCCACCGGGACTTTGTCAAGAACATGATCACCGGCGCATCCCAGGCGGATGCAGCAGTGCTTGTCGTTGCTGCACCTGATGGCCCGATGGAGCAGACCAAGGAGCACGTCTTCCTTTCACGGACACTTGGTATCAACCAGCTGATCATCGCTGTCAACAAGATGGATGCAGTGAAATACGATGAGAAGCGGTTTGAAGAGGTCAAGAAACAGCTCTTTGATCTCATCAAGATGGTCGGGTACAAGCCTGATGAGACAATCGTCATCCCGATGAGTTCATTTACCGGGGCAAATGTTGCAAAGAACTCTGAGGAGACTCCCTGGTACAAGGGACCATCACTTGTTGAGGCACTTGACACCCTGAAAGAGCCGGAGAAACCGACTGACAAGCCACTCCGTCTCCCGATCCAGGATGTCTATACCATCTCCGGTATCGGAACTGTGCCTGTTGGCCGTGTTGAAACCGGTATCCTGAAGAAGGGAATGAAGGTCTCCTTCATGCCTGCCAACAAAGAGGGTGAGGTCAAATCCATTGAGATGCACCATGAAGAACATTCGCAGGCATACCCCGGCGACAACGTCGGATTCAATGTGCGTGGTATCGCAAAGAACGATATCCGCCGTGGCGATGTCTGTGGTCCTGTCGATGAACCTCCAACCGTTGTTGAGGAATTTACCGCCCAGGTCGTTGTTCTCCAGCACCCAAGCGTCCTCTCTGTCGGATACACACCGGTTTTCCACTGCCACACCGCCCAGGTGGCCTGTACCTTCCTTGAGCTCCAGAAGAAGCTTGACCCAAGGAGCGGCCAGGTGAAAGAGGAGAACCCGGCGTTCCTGAAATCCGGCGACGCTGCAATCGTAAAGATCGTCCCCACCCGCCCGCTCGTCCTTGAGAAGGCAAAAGAGCTTCCGCAGCTCGGCCGCTTCGCGGTCCGTGATATGGGCTCAACCATCGCTGCAGGTATTGTCCTCGACACAAAAGCGAAGCAGATGAGATAA
- the cobT gene encoding nicotinate mononucleotide-dependent phosphoribosyltransferase CobT: MAFLSDDPAYKPERPVFASILANTALSGIPGISGAGAGPEMTFYTPILDAELIVEGAITSMPIRPDTPTGCPTPASITRAMMGLTGLAPLFVNAGLRHPPTIPTYHLNGHPGADPRNGDAVPDAGILYSRGERLGSFLSCLSDMLVIGECVPGGTTTALCVLRALGYPARVSSSFVDNPHSEKEEIAAAVLQNVQTGAITRPLDIIRAAGDPMMAAAAGMIAGFSGRIILAGGTQMLAVASVAKALDLRMPAIATTVYVRDDRSANFSEIARDIGIETIYVDPDFGALAHAGLARYCIGEVKEGMGAGGAMYLAHALGYSPSEIKDAIFRTISAYS; the protein is encoded by the coding sequence ATGGCATTTCTCTCAGATGATCCGGCATATAAACCAGAAAGACCGGTCTTTGCATCAATCCTGGCCAATACCGCACTCTCCGGGATACCGGGGATCTCAGGTGCCGGTGCAGGCCCGGAGATGACTTTTTATACGCCGATCCTCGATGCTGAACTGATTGTAGAGGGTGCAATCACCAGCATGCCCATCAGGCCCGACACGCCAACAGGATGCCCAACACCTGCATCCATCACCCGCGCGATGATGGGTCTCACCGGGCTTGCCCCGCTCTTTGTCAATGCCGGCCTCAGGCATCCACCGACAATACCCACCTATCACTTAAACGGGCATCCCGGAGCGGATCCACGAAACGGGGATGCCGTGCCTGATGCGGGAATACTCTATTCCAGGGGAGAGAGGCTGGGATCGTTTCTCTCCTGCCTCTCGGATATGCTTGTCATCGGAGAATGCGTTCCCGGCGGGACGACAACTGCGCTCTGTGTACTCCGCGCTCTCGGATACCCGGCACGGGTTTCAAGCAGCTTTGTCGACAACCCGCATTCAGAGAAAGAGGAGATTGCAGCAGCCGTTCTTCAGAACGTGCAGACCGGTGCAATAACCAGGCCACTGGATATTATCCGGGCAGCCGGGGATCCGATGATGGCAGCAGCAGCAGGCATGATCGCGGGGTTTTCAGGCAGGATCATCCTTGCAGGCGGCACCCAGATGCTTGCTGTTGCTTCTGTTGCAAAAGCACTTGATCTCAGGATGCCTGCAATCGCAACAACGGTGTATGTCCGTGACGACAGGTCTGCAAACTTCTCTGAGATTGCAAGGGATATCGGGATAGAGACGATATATGTCGATCCGGATTTTGGTGCACTGGCCCATGCAGGACTTGCCCGGTACTGTATCGGGGAAGTAAAGGAGGGGATGGGAGCTGGCGGCGCGATGTACCTTGCCCATGCTCTTGGGTATTCTCCGTCAGAGATTAAAGACGCAATATTCAGAACCATCTCCGCCTACTCCTGA
- a CDS encoding flippase activity-associated protein Agl23, giving the protein MKAAPVFLSFFERLRKPESILICILLTTAILRFAFLDLKLYHHDEAVHAWFAYKLLTEGTYIYDPVFHGPFLFYVTAGLFSIFGDTDLVGRLLPAILGTALVALVYPLYRLGYIDGRQMVIAGLFLAISPNMVYFSRFLRNDIFIAFFSLLLVVAALAYFQSGKARFALVAGLAAGLGMSSKENMPIVLVIFGAYLVYALQSRRLIFPKTWRRDILSAALLGGSIMAIFYSSFGAHPEIVLRAGQMAISHWTEMHGIERLGGPWYYYLILFVLYEVPILILAAVGILRFTIGGPIIGSVRSHLQACRSRRDASPDDISCTHPSPPQFSLKERLSSFFRRPEAGRVFDPRHEFIRFCIWWMIASLAVYAYIGEKVPWLILHQLLPMIFVATYFFSTDGTKDGMKYLKAVVLAVALLFLAVMTMHVAFTPADISEPIVQVQNSEELRELMVIIDESDNVAIATSTFWPLPWYYRGDQWSKFTYYGEKPDAGILLARDFDLIIAHDRDSFEELPGYEKTTMRHSYWLGYHQVNERLIPYYFTRQAPVGSIRYDLFTQVSG; this is encoded by the coding sequence ATGAAAGCCGCACCTGTTTTTTTATCATTTTTTGAGCGGCTTCGCAAGCCGGAGTCTATACTCATTTGTATCCTGCTCACAACGGCTATCCTGCGGTTTGCCTTTCTTGATCTCAAACTCTACCACCATGATGAAGCGGTGCATGCCTGGTTTGCATACAAGCTTCTGACTGAAGGTACCTATATCTATGATCCGGTATTCCATGGCCCATTCCTCTTCTATGTAACAGCAGGGCTCTTCTCGATATTTGGTGATACCGATCTCGTCGGCAGGTTGCTCCCGGCAATCCTTGGGACCGCACTTGTCGCACTCGTCTATCCCCTCTACAGGCTTGGATATATTGATGGCAGGCAGATGGTAATTGCCGGCCTGTTTCTTGCCATATCTCCAAATATGGTATATTTCTCCCGCTTTCTCCGCAATGACATCTTTATTGCGTTCTTCTCTCTCCTGCTTGTTGTAGCGGCGCTGGCATATTTTCAGTCAGGAAAAGCCAGGTTTGCACTTGTTGCCGGCCTTGCAGCAGGATTAGGGATGTCGAGCAAGGAGAATATGCCAATTGTACTGGTAATCTTTGGTGCCTATCTTGTATACGCGCTTCAGAGCAGGCGGCTGATATTTCCAAAAACCTGGAGACGGGATATTTTGTCTGCTGCCCTTCTCGGAGGCAGCATTATGGCCATCTTCTATTCGTCATTTGGTGCACATCCTGAGATTGTGCTGAGAGCCGGGCAGATGGCCATCTCTCACTGGACTGAGATGCATGGCATTGAGCGGCTGGGAGGGCCATGGTACTATTACCTGATTCTGTTTGTCCTGTATGAAGTGCCGATTCTGATACTGGCAGCAGTTGGTATACTCCGTTTCACCATTGGAGGGCCAATTATCGGCAGCGTGCGATCACATCTTCAGGCATGCAGGTCCAGAAGAGACGCATCTCCAGATGACATATCGTGTACACACCCCTCCCCTCCTCAATTCTCCCTGAAAGAACGGCTCTCTTCTTTCTTCAGGAGGCCTGAAGCAGGCAGGGTCTTTGATCCCCGCCACGAATTTATCAGGTTCTGCATCTGGTGGATGATCGCCTCACTTGCAGTCTATGCATATATTGGTGAGAAAGTTCCCTGGCTGATTCTCCACCAGCTGCTCCCGATGATCTTTGTTGCAACATACTTTTTCTCAACCGATGGCACAAAAGATGGAATGAAGTACCTCAAGGCAGTGGTTCTTGCCGTGGCACTTCTCTTCTTAGCCGTGATGACCATGCATGTTGCTTTTACTCCGGCAGATATCTCTGAGCCGATTGTGCAGGTGCAGAACTCTGAGGAACTCAGGGAACTGATGGTCATAATAGACGAATCTGATAATGTTGCCATTGCAACCAGCACCTTCTGGCCGCTTCCCTGGTATTATCGCGGGGATCAGTGGTCGAAATTTACCTATTATGGAGAAAAACCAGATGCGGGTATCCTCCTTGCCAGGGACTTTGACCTCATTATCGCCCATGACCGGGATAGTTTCGAAGAACTGCCGGGCTATGAGAAAACAACCATGAGACACAGCTACTGGCTCGGGTATCATCAGGTGAACGAGAGACTGATTCCCTACTACTTCACCCGGCAGGCGCCTGTTGGGAGCATCAGGTATGATCTCTTTACACAGGTCTCCGGGTGA